In the Rhodoferax fermentans genome, AACAAGCCGCTGATGCCTTTGCCAATCAGCGCGGGTGTATTGGGCATGGCACGCACCACGCGCTGGGTGCCCAGCCAGGCGGCCATGCTGTCCGTGGGGATGCCCGCAGCCACGCTCAGATGCAAGGCGTTGCCGGTGAAAGGGCCAGCCGCCACGGCGGCGTCCTTGAACGCCTGGGGTTTGATCGCCCACACCACGAGGGAAGCTGTGGCCAGACTCGGGTTGGCCTGAGCCTGGGCGGTGATGCCAAAACTGCTGCTGAGTTGCTGACGTGCCTCCTCTGACGGCTCCACCACGTCGATGTCCTGCGGTGAAACGCCCTGTTTGATCAGACCGCCGATGATGGCGCTGGCCATGTTGCCGCCACCGATAAATGCAATGCGCTCGCTCATAAATATAGGCGGTGACAGGACCGCTGCTTGATTGTGGAAAACAACGAGTCTAATCAATTGGGCTTACACATTTCCTTCGGCGGTGAGGCAGGCAAGAGGCTAAAAAAAGAGGTGTTTTGGGGCTGTCATCCAACGCGAGGCCGGCTGCTTGCACGGTTGGAAACACGATGTCGCCAACGCTGACCTGCTTAGAGTTGGCGCTCTGACGGCTGCAGTGAATGGTCTGGTCGCTGGGGTGGCGTGCTCAGAGCTAACTTGGACGCCTGTCTGGTCTATGCGGTGCGCGGTTGTTGCGCTCTGGTCGAACTTCCGCGCGCGGCAAAACCAACAGGGTAGGGTTGCAGAGGTACCGAAGATAGCGCGCATCGCTGCATTGGGGGGGAAAGCGCAGGTGATCGGTGCGAGGCTTGCTTGTCTCGTGCCGCTGTCTTTGATTTCGACTTGACGGCGCCCAAGGCCTGGGCTGCATGCAGAAATCCGCCGCCCACGTGATGTGGATAGATGTTCTGGCGGGCTGTTCCTACCCCTTTGTTGTAAATCTCAAAAAAGTTTTGACCGGCTTATCTTTTTGATGCATAATACGTGGCTTCGCTTGAAAAAGTATGAAGTGTCTGCCCAAAGCTGACGGTGTGAGTGGTTCACGCCGAGTGCAACGGGCCCAAGACTGACTGGAAAGCGGCTTGCATTGTGCAGGCTCAGGTTTCTGGTGCAAGTTGGGAATAAACAAATGATCCAAACCGAATCTCGACTCGAAGTCGCCGACAACACCGGCGCGAAGTCCGTTCTGTGCATTAAGGTGCTGGGCGGATCCAAGCGTCGCTACGCCAGCGTTGGCGACATTATCAAAGTGAGCATCAAAGAAGCTGCTCCACGTGGGCGCGTCAAGAAGGGCGATGTCTACAGTGCTGTGGTGGTGCGCACTGCCAAGGGTATCCGTCGTAGCGATGGCTCTTTGGTGAAATTTGATGGCAATGCGGCAGTGTTGCTGAATGCCAAGCTGGAGCCTATTGGCACCCGTATCTTTGGGCCGGTGACCCGTGAACTGCGTACTGAAAAGTTCATGAAGATCGTGTCCTTGGCTCCTGAAGTTTTGTAAGGACTCCTCATGAACAAAATTCGCAAAGGCGACGATGTCATCGTGTTGACGGGTCGTGACAAGGGTAAGCGCGGCAAGGTAACG is a window encoding:
- the rplN gene encoding 50S ribosomal protein L14 translates to MIQTESRLEVADNTGAKSVLCIKVLGGSKRRYASVGDIIKVSIKEAAPRGRVKKGDVYSAVVVRTAKGIRRSDGSLVKFDGNAAVLLNAKLEPIGTRIFGPVTRELRTEKFMKIVSLAPEVL